AGATACATTACCTTCGGCTTCAGCAATCCGTTGAGCCTTATATGCCTCAGCTTCATTTATAATCTCAGATGCTTCCCCTTTAGCTTTAGGAATAATTTGACTTCTATAAGCTTGGGCTTGGTTAACCTTCTTATGTTTGTCTTCTTTAGCACTAGCTACATCACGATATGCTTCTTCAACAGGATTAGGAACTGATACATCCTGAAAAAGAAAATTATTAACATGAATTCCCGCTTGATATTCATCTAATATATCTTGCAACAATTTCTTAGCCTCTAATTGTATCGCTGTTTTCTTTCTAGTTAAGACATCCTGAATTTCATTCTGTCCCACTACTTGACGCAATGCTGCCTCGGAAGCATCTTGAACTGTATCATTTGGATTTTTAATCCAGAATAAATATTGAATCGGATCCTTAATTTTATATTTAATTACCGCCTGGGCAGAAACAATAGCCAAATCCCCAGTCAACATTAATGATTCATTCTTCCTTTGGTCATACTTAGCTGGAGGTCCAGGATCAATAGTTCTAAAACCTAATTCAATCCTTCTTACTTCTGTTACTTTAGGTGTATATACTGTTTCTATTGGATATGGTAAATGATAATTTAAACCAGACTCTACCTGCCGTGTATATTCTCCAAAACGAGTTACTACTCCTACTTCTTTAGGGCCTACCTTATATATTCCAGTAGCTAAATATAGTAATAATAAAACCACCAAAATAGTAGCAGAAGGTAACTTATTTAGAAAATTAGGAAGTCTTATTTTAGACTTTTCTCCTGAATTACTCGACTTACCTATCTCCTCCTCATCATTAATATTAATAACCTCCTCATCATCTTTGACATCTTGATCAGTAAATAAAACTAATAAATCATCAAAAAAACTCATTTACTCACTCCTTTTCTTTATTCTATAGTATTATTTAATACTACCATAAAAGAACTTAATCTCCTCGAAAATAAACTAAAATTAAAACTATCGACTATCAAATATACTTCATTATGTATATAACTTTATTATAGAAAATATGTTATTTTTAAAATAAAAAATCTAGCCTTCTTACGTAGGCTAGAAATTACTGGTGCCGGAGGTGGGATTTGAACCCACACGGACAAGACTGTCCATAGCGCCCTCAACGCTACGCGTCTGCCAGTTCCGCCACTCCGGCAACTTATTTAATTTAGTCACATTTAATATTGTAACATACATATTAAAAAAGTCAATAAAAATAACAAAGCAGTATAGACGTTTTGTCAAAACGTCTATACTGCTTTGTTGATTCCTACTATTAAATAACAAACTCTCCTGGAACTACTAATTGTACCTTATCGGCATCAAAGAAGCAATTTTCAATAGCTATTGGCATCTTGCTAACCAAAATTAAACGTTGGCTTTTAATAATCGGAGCACCGCTATCAATACTCAGTAACTTAGCTAAAAACCGATTAGCCATCTCTACTTGCATAACATTATTTTTAAATTTCAATTTGCTAATCGAATTTTCTCCGAATAACTCATATAATGAATTTAATTTTTGGCTTTTTTCCTCTATTATCTCCGAATCTAAGTAAGTAATTACTTCTTGAAGACCAAAGGGCTCCTCATCTACTAGCTGTTTTTGAGAAACTTTATATAATTCTTGTTCAGGATCAGTCTTTCGCAATTCCTGAAATTCTTGTTCAGTAATCTGATTAAATCTTACATCTCCAGTCTCCATTTTTCCTTTTTGATTAATCAGTCTTACCTCTGCCTTCTGCGAATTACCATCTTTTACTTGTAGTCGCTCTTCCATATTACGAGCATACTTTTCTCTAAGCTTCATCAAAGAAATATTAGCTTCAGAAAGAATAGTCCTAACATAACGTGGTGTCGTCTGAACATGTTCAGCAATATCACTAATTTTTAAAAAAGGGTCATTCTGGGCAAAATTAATTATTTGTTCTTTTTTTGTCAGTTCTTCTAGACTCATACTTTCCACCTCCAACTTAGATTTCCAATTACTTATTGCTTCAGCCTTATAAATATTATCTCTTAATGAAGTTAGTTTTATACGTTAAAATATAATATTTGTTTCAACTCTTTACTAACCTTGTAGAATCTAAACCAAATAAAAAAGCAACTATCGTAATCGATAGTTGCTTTTAAATAATTATTTATTCCCTTTTTATTCTTCTAATTTTATAAATTTCAAAATGAAGCTTATTTACTATCAAGCTGTAAAGATGCATCTTGACCAGTTAAATTAATCTGGTAATTATCACTGCGTAAATAAAGAATATCTACCCCTTTTATTTCATCATCAGATATAATTTTACGGCTAATTTTAAAAATTTGATCTTTTAGATCAATTTCTAATACTTCTGCTAAATAATAATTAGCTTCAGTAATCTCCAACATTAAACTAGTAAATTCAATATTATCTGAATTTAATTCTAATATTTGATTTATATCTTGAATAACCTTACCTTCAGCTGATAACCAAAAAGTTGTATTAACTAAAATAGGATCGTGTTGATTAAATAATACTAATGACTTCTGTTGAAAGTTATCATTATCAACTAGTTCTTGATAATTATTACAGTTATTCATTATAGCTCTGTCTAATTCTTTACTCCACATCATCTCTAAGTTAGAAGTGTTAAGTACATCAACTAAGAGCCTATCCGAGGACGAATTTGATAATCTTTCCATTTTACGAGCATAATCTTCTCTTAGTTTAGTCAATGAAAGTGCAGCTTCTGATAATACCGTCCTAACATAATGAGGGGTAGTCCCTACCTTCTCTGCTAGCTCTTCTACTTTTAAAAAAGGGTCATGTTTAGCTAAATATACTACTTTTTCTTTCTTATTTAAATTCTCCATTCTCAACTTTTTATTCCCTAAACCCTGCATCTTCTTCCCCTCCCTAACCTTCTTAATATAATAAAAAACCCTAAGCAAAGCTCAGCTTAGAGTAAGCCTTAGAAGATGAAATCATCTTCTAAGGGATAATTATAAAACCAAAATTCTTCAAAATTAATAGATATCCTACTAAACTACCCACCTACTTAGCTTAATTATTTATAAATATCAATTAATTTATAATTATACTATTTTGATGGTAATTATAATATAACTTACATATGTTGTCAAGTTATTTTACAAGTTCTATTTTTCTATAGGGAAATATCCAAATATCCCAATCAATCATCTATCTTTTATTCTCTAACTTTAATTTCTGCCTCTCCAGACATAACTTTTCCAATAATAGCAGAAGTTACATCTTTTTCTTGTAAAGCAGTTACCAATTCACCTGCTTTATCAGCAGCAATAGAAATCAAAAGTCCTCCAGAGGTCTGTGGATCAAATAATATATCCTGCTTTGCTTCTGATAATTCAACTGTAAAATCTATATACTCTTCAATATATTCATGATTACTATAAGCACCGCCTGGTACTAATCCCATTTCTGCCCACTCTATTACTTCAGGTAGTAATGGAATCTCCGAAAAATTAACTACAGCTTGTACTCCACTAGCTGATACCAACTCCCACAGATGACCTAGTAATCCAAATCCAGTTACATCAGTAGCAGCATTAGCCCCTACTTCCTGCATAACTTCAGCAGCAGTCTTATTTAGAGTAATCATTTCCTGAATAGCAGAATTCTCTTCTCCTCCAGAGCTTAAACCTCCATTAATAGCAGTTACAGCAATTCCAATTCCTAAAGGCTTAGTCAATATTAATTTATCTCCAGGTTTAGCCCCTGCATTTGCTACCATATCCGCTGGAGCAACTAATCCACTAGCAGAAAGACCATATTTAGGCTCATCATCCTCGATTGTATGGCCTCCAGCTAAAATTGCTCCTGCTTCTTTAACTTTATCTGCTCCTCCCTGCATAATTTTCTCTAAAATTTCAGTATCAAGATAAGGAGGAAATCCAACAATATTCATAGCACTCAACGGCTTACCACCCATAGCATAAATATCGCTTAAAGCATTAGCAGCTGCTACTTGTCCAAACAAATACGGATCTTCAACTACTGGAGTAAAAAAATCAAGCGATTGAATTAATGCCTGCTTCTCGTTTAATTTAATTACTGAAGCATCATCAGAAGTACTCAATCCTACTAGCTCTCGTTCATCAGTAACTGTCGGTACTGATCGCAAAACTTGCGACAAGGTCTCAGGACCTATTTTAGCTGCTCAACCGCCTCCAGCTGATAGCTGACATGCCTTCTTATCATTCATTATTTCTATTCACCTCTTTAATTAGACTATCAATTAATAATTCAATTAAAATGTTACTACTGGATTATTATTTAATGTCTCAACAATAGTATACATATTTGAAACTTCTCCCACAGCCAATTCATCCTTTAAATCATAATAATCCAAACAAGTTCCACAAGAGATAATCTCTACTCCGGCTTCTTCTAATATTTTTAAATTCTCTATTACTTCATCATTCAAGGTAGGTAATTTGACTCCATCATTCATAAAAACTATTGCTTTAGGCCGCGGAGCTATTTCAGTCAAAGTATAAGTGAAACCTTTAATCAGAATTTCTCCTAACTCTTTTTCTCCATCCCCTAATACATCGGAACTAATAAAATACACTTTACCTTCCTCATCTCCATTATCATTTAATTCTTCTGAAGTAGTCGATGAAGTAACTACTCCCTCCTCTGGAATAAAGGTTAATTGAAAATCATCATCTACTTCTAACACATCAACTTCACAATCCATCTTTTTGCCTAATTTTTGTAAATTCTTACAAGCAGTTTCATTATCAACTAATGTCTCAACTTTCTCTCCCTCACTTAGCGCATCCTTAGTTTTAATAACTGGCTGTGGACAATCCAATCCTCGTGCATCAACTTTAATCATTTATCTCCCTCCAAATTAATAAGTTATTTATACATTAATTATTTAATTCACCTACATTTAAATTATACATGACCTTACTTTACCATTCAACTAATCAATTATAGCTCTGTCAAACAATTATTAACGAAATATCACTTTCAATATTAAATATTATTTAAAAAATAATTCTGTTTTAATTATATATAAATGAAATTTATAAATCAAATAAAATCCCCTAATTGCGTTAGTTTAAATAAGGGGATTATGTAAAGTAACATAAAAAGATCTACCAACTTTCTGATCGGTAGATCTTTTTATACCAATAATAAGTATTAATGACTTTTTCAACATAATCTCTAGTCTCTGGAAAAGGTATTTGCTTAGAATCCTTTCTTTTCCCTGTCCACTCCTCTACTTCTAACCATTGTTCCACATTCCCCTGTCCTCCATTATAAGCAGCAATCACAATTGTAATATCATCATCAAAGTATCTCATTAAATGAGCCAAATACCAACTACCAAAACAGATATTAACTTCCGGATCATGGAGACTATCAACATCAAAATCATCTTTTTCTAATTGCTCAGCTATCCACTCACCAGTCTTAGGCATAATCTGCATTAAGCCTTTGGCTCCTTGTCTAGAAGTAGATTCTGGATTAAACTTACTCTCTACTTTAATTATTGCTGCAACTAAATAAGGATCAAGATTATTCTTCTCTGCATATTTGAATATTAAATCTTTATAATAAAGAGGATAAAAAATTTTTAATATATTTTTGAAATTAATAACTACTACTGCACTAATAATTAAGCAAAAAATAATTATTAATATAATCTTTAATTCCCTAGAACTAATAACCAAGTTTCTAACACTCCTTAATCACAACCAGTCTCTAAATAAGATACAATCATAACAGCAGTTGCTAAATTAGTAGCTAGAGGAATATCATGCACATCACAAACTCTAAGCAGCGCACTAACATCAGGCTCATGAGGTTGAGCTGTAAGCGGATCACGTAAAAATATGACACCATCCAAACGCTCATGGGCTACTTCAGCACCAATCTGCTGATCTCCCCCTAGTGGTCCCGACTTCATTCTAGTTACTTGAAGTTCAGTCTTTTCATTAATTAATTTACCGGTAGTTCCTGTAGCAATTAAATCAAAATGGACTAATATTCCTTGATAATCTCTAGCAAATTTAATTAAGTCATCTTTCTTCTCATCATGAGCAATCAGTGCAATTCTTTTCGACATTAATCTCCCTCCAGATAGATAATATTCTGTGTCTTAGATCTGCTTTATCTCCCTCATTAATTACTAACCGATCAGCATACTCTTTCTTCTTTTCTAATGACATCTGAGCTTCAACTTTATTAACAGCTGTTTGATGATCAATTCCATCTCTACTCATTAATCTTTCTAACTGTGTT
This genomic interval from Sporohalobacter salinus contains the following:
- the yedF gene encoding sulfurtransferase-like selenium metabolism protein YedF, with the protein product MIKVDARGLDCPQPVIKTKDALSEGEKVETLVDNETACKNLQKLGKKMDCEVDVLEVDDDFQLTFIPEEGVVTSSTTSEELNDNGDEEGKVYFISSDVLGDGEKELGEILIKGFTYTLTEIAPRPKAIVFMNDGVKLPTLNDEVIENLKILEEAGVEIISCGTCLDYYDLKDELAVGEVSNMYTIVETLNNNPVVTF
- a CDS encoding UTRA domain-containing protein — translated: MSLEELTKKEQIINFAQNDPFLKISDIAEHVQTTPRYVRTILSEANISLMKLREKYARNMEERLQVKDGNSQKAEVRLINQKGKMETGDVRFNQITEQEFQELRKTDPEQELYKVSQKQLVDEEPFGLQEVITYLDSEIIEEKSQKLNSLYELFGENSISKLKFKNNVMQVEMANRFLAKLLSIDSGAPIIKSQRLILVSKMPIAIENCFFDADKVQLVVPGEFVI
- the hflK gene encoding FtsH protease activity modulator HflK, coding for MSFFDDLLVLFTDQDVKDDEEVININDEEEIGKSSNSGEKSKIRLPNFLNKLPSATILVVLLLLYLATGIYKVGPKEVGVVTRFGEYTRQVESGLNYHLPYPIETVYTPKVTEVRRIELGFRTIDPGPPAKYDQRKNESLMLTGDLAIVSAQAVIKYKIKDPIQYLFWIKNPNDTVQDASEAALRQVVGQNEIQDVLTRKKTAIQLEAKKLLQDILDEYQAGIHVNNFLFQDVSVPNPVEEAYRDVASAKEDKHKKVNQAQAYRSQIIPKAKGEASEIINEAEAYKAQRIAEAEGNVSRFNNLLVKYKAGKEVTRTRLYLETMSEILPNLNKVIVGENSQGVLKMLNLDKIKKGGSK
- the mgsA gene encoding methylglyoxal synthase, which translates into the protein MSKRIALIAHDEKKDDLIKFARDYQGILVHFDLIATGTTGKLINEKTELQVTRMKSGPLGGDQQIGAEVAHERLDGVIFLRDPLTAQPHEPDVSALLRVCDVHDIPLATNLATAVMIVSYLETGCD
- the selD gene encoding selenide, water dikinase SelD; protein product: MNDKKACQLSAGGGUAAKIGPETLSQVLRSVPTVTDERELVGLSTSDDASVIKLNEKQALIQSLDFFTPVVEDPYLFGQVAAANALSDIYAMGGKPLSAMNIVGFPPYLDTEILEKIMQGGADKVKEAGAILAGGHTIEDDEPKYGLSASGLVAPADMVANAGAKPGDKLILTKPLGIGIAVTAINGGLSSGGEENSAIQEMITLNKTAAEVMQEVGANAATDVTGFGLLGHLWELVSASGVQAVVNFSEIPLLPEVIEWAEMGLVPGGAYSNHEYIEEYIDFTVELSEAKQDILFDPQTSGGLLISIAADKAGELVTALQEKDVTSAIIGKVMSGEAEIKVRE
- a CDS encoding lytic transglycosylase domain-containing protein yields the protein MVISSRELKIILIIIFCLIISAVVVINFKNILKIFYPLYYKDLIFKYAEKNNLDPYLVAAIIKVESKFNPESTSRQGAKGLMQIMPKTGEWIAEQLEKDDFDVDSLHDPEVNICFGSWYLAHLMRYFDDDITIVIAAYNGGQGNVEQWLEVEEWTGKRKDSKQIPFPETRDYVEKVINTYYWYKKIYRSESW